A region from the Eleginops maclovinus isolate JMC-PN-2008 ecotype Puerto Natales chromosome 17, JC_Emac_rtc_rv5, whole genome shotgun sequence genome encodes:
- the LOC134879016 gene encoding NACHT, LRR and PYD domains-containing protein 3-like, with protein MATVRVLLLETLENLLQQELKSFQFRLLNDVPDGFLPIPKFCLEDADRHDTVNVMVQKYNQQAVELARKILGNIGRNDLAQKLAQKSSELKEETIEAPEPPTKIIHFQQKLQSNLESNFTCAPGGLTETMDQYRCLDDIFTELFITPGGEVPINDQHEVMQIEVKGRLTGTETSIEPCNIFKSPTGNSVPIRTVLTTGVAGIGKTFLVQKFVLDWAKGRTNQDVHLIFHFTFRSLNLLKGERVRLAELIHKCIWETKDITKTDLTEIFTKLQGSGNRDFNKSEFKLLFVFDGLDESRLQLDFTRSGQMPAEFNVAQSTSVDVLLSALIEGRLLPSARVWVTTRPAAANQIPRHFVQCMTMVSGFTDQQKEEYFKKRFPDEKQSSKIISHIKASRSLFIMCHIPVFCWITATVLKDVLEKRAQADLPKTLTEMYTEFVVFQITLTADRCDRKKSIQYIKSLAKLAFQQLEKDHLIFYEKDLKESGIDIHRAAEYSGVFTQVFKEDHRMKKDDKGKMFSFVHLSLQEYLAALYVVMSLINKNKNVLSKLTLEKLCMPCKKQCITEVHKIAIDKALKSSNGHLDLFLRFLLGLSLQTNQDLLKHLLTITQEFSQANRQTIQSIKERIRENDSSERSINLFYCLNELRDDSLEEEIQQYLSSGKLSTRNLSPALWAALVFILLSSEEALIFDLRKYSASEEGLLRLLPVVKASNASLMNDCKLSEKSCEALASILSSQSSKLRELDLSNNDLQDSGVKLLCAGLKSSHCLLQTLRLSGCMITKEGCALLASTLKSNPSRLKELDLSYNHPGESGAMLLSAGLETLNLDHGGEQRLRPGLHKYACELTLDPNTAHKYIKLSAKSTKATTVKEEQPHRHHHLRFECWLQVLCGTGLTGRCYWEVEWKGRVYIAVTYAEIRRKGEGADGCLGANDHSWMLLCDDDGSYSVRHEDRTTHIRLDSSAKPSEKKRVAVFLDYRAGTLTFYKVASDELITLHKFKSTFTEPLYPAFGFGFGNGFDGFGSSVSLREVEGDTFESRC; from the exons ATGGCGACAGTCAGGGTGCTGCTTCTGGAAACGCTGGAAAACCTGCTTCAGCAGGAGCTAAAGTCTTTCCAGTTCCGTCTTCTGAACGACGTCCCCGACGGCTTCCTCCCAATCCCTAAATTCTGCCTGGAAGATGCAGACCGACACGACACAGTGAATGTGATGGTGCAGAAATACAACCAACAGGCCGTGGAACTGGCCAGGAAGATCTTAGGGAACATCGGCAGAAACGATTTGGCGCAGAAGCTGGCTCAGAAAAGCTCAGAACTAAAAG AGGAGACGATTGAAGCGCCAGAGCCTCCAACAAAGATCATACATTTCCAACAAAAACTCCAATCTAACCTCGAGAGCAACTTCACGTGTGCCCCCGGGGGTTTAACGGAGACGATGGATCAGTATCGGTGTCTGGATGACATCTTCACAGAGCTGTTCATCACCCCCGGAGGCGAGGTGCCCATCAACGATCAGCACGAGGTCATGCAGATTGAAGTAAAAGGGAGATTAACAGGCACAGAAACATCAATCGAACCatgtaacattttcaaaagcccGACTGGAAACAGCGTACCCATAAGAACAGTTCTAACGACTGGAGTTGCAGGAATTGGCAAAACATTCCTCGTGCAAAAGTTTGTGTTGGACTGGGCCAAGGGAAGAACCAATCAAGACGTGCACCTCATATTCCACTTCACTTTCCGCTCACTGAATCTACTGAAGGGAGAAAGGGTTCGCTTGGCTGAGCTAATCCACAAATGCATCTGGGAAACCAAAGACATCACCAAGACGGACCTCACTGAGATCTTCACAAAACTCCAGGGGTCGGGAAACCGTGATTTCAACAAGAGTGAATTCAAGCTTCTCTTTGTGTTCGACGGACTGGATGAAAGCCGCCTGCAGCTGGATTTCACACGCAGTGGACAGATGCCGGCTGAATTCAATGTGGCACAGTCAACCTCCGTGGATGTTCTGCTGTCAGCCCTTATCGAGGGGAGACTGCTTCCCTCGGCTCGAGTCTGGGTAACCACACGGCCTgcagcagccaatcaaatccctcGACACTTTGTCCAATGCATGACAATGGTGAGTGGATTCACTGATCAACAGAAGGAGGAGTATTTCAAGAAGAGATTCCCAGACGAAAAGCAATCCAGCAAAATCATCTCCCACATCAAGGCATCACGAAGCCTCTTCATCATGTGCCACATCCCAGTCTTCTGCTGGATCACTGCCACAGTTCTGAAGGATGTTTTGGAGAAGAGAGCGCAGGCTGATCTGCCCAAAACCCTGACTGAGATGTACACAGAATTTGTGGTGTTTCAGATTACCCTGACAGCCGATAGATGTGACAGAAAAAAGAGCATTCAGTACATCAAGTCATTGGCAAAGCTAGCTTTTCAGCAGCTGGAGAAAGACCACCTGATCTTCTATGAGAAAGACCTGAAAGAGAGTGGCATCGATATCCACAGAGCGGCAGAGTACTCTGGAGTGTTCACCCAGGTCTTTAAAGAGGACCATAGGATGAAGAAAGACGACAAGGGCAAGATGTTCAGCTTCGTCCACCTCAGCCTGCAGGAGTATCTGGCTGCTCTGTATGTGGTCATGTCTCTcattaacaaaaacaagaatGTGCTGTCTAAGCTGACGCTGGAGAAACTGTGCATGCCTTGCAAGAAACAATGCATAACAGAAGTCCACAAGATCGCCATTGACAAAGCCTTGAAGAGTTCTAACGGGCACCTGGACTTGTTCCTGCGCTTCCTGCTGGGCCTCTCCCTGCAGACCAATCAGGATCTCCTGAAGCACCTGTTGACTATAACACAAGAGTTTTCTCAGGCCAACCGGCAAACCATACAGTCCATCAAGGAGAGGATCCGGGAGAACGACTCGTCAGAGAGGAGCATCAATCTGTTTTACTGTCTGAACGAGCTGAGAGACGATTCTCTAGAAGAAGAGATCCAACAGTACCTGAGTTCAGGAAAGCTTTCCACTCGGAATCTCTCCCCTGCTCTCTGGGCAGCTCTCGTCTTCATCCTGCTGTCATCAGAAGAAGCCCTGATTTTTGACCTGAGGAAATACTCTGCTTCCGAGGAGGGTCTACTGAGGCTGCTGCCAGTGGTCAAGGCCTCCAACGCATCACT GATGAACGACTGTAAACTGTCAGAGAAAAGCTGTGAAGCTCTGGCCTCTATCCTCAGCTCTCAGTCGTCTAAactgagagagctggacctgagtaACAAcgacctgcaggattcaggGGTGAAGCTTCTCTGTGCCGGACTGAAAAGTTCACATTGTCTCCTGCAAACTCTCAG ACTGTCCGGCTGTATGATCACAAAGGAAGGCTGTGCTCTTCTGGCCTCAActctgaagtccaacccctcccGCCTGAAAGAGCTGGACCTGAGCTACAATCATCCAGGAGAATCCGGAGCGATGCTGCTGTCTGCAGGACTGGAAACACTCAA CCTCGATCATGGTGGAGAGCAAAGATTGAGACCTGGGCTTCATAAAT ACGCTTGTGAACTCACACTGGATCCGAACACAgcacacaaatacattaaacTATCCGCCAAATCCACGAAGGCGACAACCGTGAAAGAGGAGCAGCCGCATCGTCACCACCATCTCAGATTCGAATGCTGGCTTCAGGTGCTTTGTGGCACTGGTTTGACTGGTCGCTGTTACTGGGAGGTGGAGTGGAAAGGCAGGGTTTATATAGCAGTGACCTACGCAGAGATCAGACGGAAAGGAGAGGGAGCTGACGGCTGTCTCGGAGCCAACGATCACTCCTGGATGCTGCTCTGCGACGATGACGGCAGTTACTCCGTCCGGCACGAAGACAGAACGACGCACATTCGTCTCGACTCGTCTGCGAAGCCAAGCGAAAAAAAAAGAGTCGCAGTGTTTCTGGACTATCGTGCCGGGACTCTGACCTTCTACAAAGTGGCCTCTGACGAACTGATAACCCTCCACAAGTTCAAGTCCACGTTCACGGAGCCGCTTTACCCTGCGTTCGGGTTCGGGTTCGGGAATGGATTTGATGGCTTTGGTTCATCAGTGTCGCTGAGGGAGGTGGAAGGTGACACCTTTGAATCCCGCTGTTGA